One Cytophagia bacterium CHB2 genomic window, AAAGGGACGATCATGCACATACAACTTTCAGGCAAAGCGGCAGAAGTGGTCAAGGCGCAAGTCGCCTCCGGAAGCTATGCGGATGAAGCAGCATTTGTTTCAGACATTGTACTCAAATTCGAAGTATATCATCAAAAGAAACTTGCCGCGCTCAATCGAGAAGTCGGTATCGGCCTTGACCAGGCAGATAGAGGAGAGTGTGTAGATTTTGATTTCGATGAACTCATGCAAGAGGTTGATGAGGAGCTGGGTTACGCCAACGCCAAGCCATGAAAAAAGTCTCAATCACCCCCAAAGCGCGGGCAGATTTACGAGACATTAGCCGCCACACCGACCAAAAATGGGGGCGACAGCAACGCTTCAAATATCTCAAACAGCTTGGCGATCGCTTCGCCTTTCTTGCCGAAACGCCTGAGATGGGAAAAAAGCGCGACGAGATTGTTGGCGCTCCCTTTAGCTATCACGAAGGCCGCCACGTCATCTTTTACCGCGCCACGGCTGAGGGCATTGAGATTCTGAGAGTCTTGCATGACGCGATGGATTTCCCCAGACATTTCAAATAAGTTTGACTTCCTACCAGCCGCCCGGCAGTTACCTCGGCGGCCAGGGAAAGGCCGGCAAGCTTTCGTTAGTCCCGCCATTTGATTCACGGCCTGACAGCAAAACATACGCGGTTGTGCCAATCGCTGCAGCGCCGCCCGCCACCCACAACCAGGTTTTGGATGATCCCGCCTTGAGCGGCGCCAGTTCCGCATTCAATTGAGAATCATTTTCCATGGTGAGTGATTGCTGCCATTCCGCGTAGCCCTCGCGCCGGACAATGATTTTGAGCTTGCTGGCATGCGGCACATTGCCGGTCAACGGCGTTTTGCCCATGACTTTGCCGTTGATGAGGACTTCCGCGCCCGAGGGGGAAGAATAAATCTTGAGCTGATGTTTGTTCTGGGATTGCGCGCTGAAACCCGGCCGCGCGCTGCTGGACATTTCCACGGCAATTGCAGCGAGTATCTCCAGCAAGCCGTCAATCTTGCCGCGATGATCTTTGTTGAAGGATTTCTCGATTTGTCCGGACTCCACGTCGATAACCGAAATGTCAACGGCATAGGTTGCGCCCAGCTTGCCGATTGAGCCGAGAACGATTTTTTTCGCATTCAAGATTTGTCCGGCACGCACCGCGCAAGCAACGCGTGTGCAGCCCGTCATTTGAAAGCCCTGCTCGCCCAGGGTTT contains:
- a CDS encoding type II toxin-antitoxin system RelE/ParE family toxin, whose translation is MKKVSITPKARADLRDISRHTDQKWGRQQRFKYLKQLGDRFAFLAETPEMGKKRDEIVGAPFSYHEGRHVIFYRATAEGIEILRVLHDAMDFPRHFK
- a CDS encoding PEGA domain-containing protein → MSHTTPCRRTLRRFASTLPSAVFSAIFLIASSSHSQSAVSGKPQIAVLNLEGRGISENEAATLSERLRGQLVKTNAFIVIDRENMDKTLGEQGFQMTGCTRVACAVRAGQILNAKKIVLGSIGKLGATYAVDISVIDVESGQIEKSFNKDHRGKIDGLLEILAAIAVEMSSSARPGFSAQSQNKHQLKIYSSPSGAEVLINGKVMGKTPLTGNVPHASKLKIIVRREGYAEWQQSLTMENDSQLNAELAPLKAGSSKTWLWVAGGAAAIGTTAYVLLSGRESNGGTNESLPAFPWPPR